Genomic segment of Alligator mississippiensis isolate rAllMis1 chromosome 6, rAllMis1, whole genome shotgun sequence:
ACCTAGGACGGTGGTCCCCAGCCTGTGATTCATGGGCAACACATTGAGCAGGAGATGTTCCAGCATTGGTTGCAGCCACTTGTCTCCTGCAAATGTTTGCTCAGAGCACAAATGCTGTATTCTGTTGCCTGCTCTGCTAACTGCTCAGTATTGTTGGGCCAGCGAGGGCTGGAGGAATACTGACTTCCAACGTTGTGCATATTCAcaagtgctgatccaatatgatGCGCACTGGCTTGTGTGAATAACTGAcatttgggggcttttttttgcCAACATAGATAGGAGAGTTCACCTTTAAAAACAAATCCTTCTGAGCCTGTAATATGTGACTTCATATTGAGCTTAACTTTCTTTTGTCTCTTCCAGAAACTGACAGCTGGTTTCATTGACTAAAGTTGAAATTCCTGGTGGTAAACATGTCTAAAACATCTCATAATGCCTGTAGTCCATCCCCGCTTCTCAATTACCTAGGCCTTTCTGCTTGTAGATAACATTGTTTGACATGGAGCTAGATGCAAATTGGAGGGACACGGGACCCCCCTCGTGGCTGGAGGATGGCATACCACCTAAGCAACAGTGGCCTTTATttacagtggcaggagctgcatggcaggagtggggggatgAGCTGGGGCCGGCAGACAATCTTTGTTCTTAAATCTGTTGATTCATTCTCTAAGTCGCTCTCCCCCTGCCGTTTCCTGGGCGTAGTGCTGTAGAAATCACTTCTCAGCCTCATGTTGAGTTGTGTTCTGCTTACGTGAGCTAAGTgttgaaaatggcagtggggggtgggggagactaGGAATATCAGCAATGCAGTTGGCACGATCTCTTCCTTCAAGGATCTTTGAGAGCATTATCTCAAAAGAAGTATTTTCACGCCGGTTCCCAAGAGAGGAAACCGATGGAGGTAAATTGGATGACGTGGGCTCATGTAGCAGTGTAAGTCAGGCATGGATGGTAGGTGTCCCAGCTACTCTTAGGGCCGTGCCTCCTGAAGTGCACTATGAGCACGGTTTCTGGCGTTCCTAAAAATGCCCCACAGAGCATGCTggttctcgggggggggggggggaagcccaaTCCTGCTAGGCTGTCGTGAAACGTCaatgctgcctccagccctgacCAGGAGGCCTTCCACCACAAAGGCTTAGTTCTACCTGACTGATTCTTGCATTGTATCTAAAATGAACATAGCTCATGGGATGTGCCTGCCCCGTCTCATTTACCCTGGGTCAGAGGCGCGCAGtcttgtaggcaacagcctactttgtctgCTGCTACATTTGATTAAATAAACTCAACTGTGGAAGCTCACGTGTCCTAACCCTAACCTAGCTTggacttcagactagcatggctTTACCCTAAGAAATCGGATACAAGATGGGTATTTGAGAGATGGTATTaagggggaagagaagaaaaaattaaGATGCCAGGAATTAGAAGGTGGACAAAAGTAGTGAAGTAATGGGTTAGAAGAGATGGGATGTGTTGAGGGAAGAGAGCGGTTCCCCAGAAGCACCAAGCGTTGAAGCCAAAAAATAAGAGCACAACATGCGGATTGTTACCAACAAACGAGTCTGAGCATGGGAGCAAATGCTCAAGGAAGGTGGATGCTCTAGGTCTTGCTCTCTTCAAATCGAGGGCACTTTTCCAACAGGTACGTTTCAATCCAGCAGGTGTTTTGGGGGGGCTCTTACAGAAATCATTAATGGAGTGAAATGCGGGGGCTTGACAGACAAGCTGTAGTAGAGCAGCGGGGCCAGCCTCGGTAGCATGCCACACGCTGGGCCCAGAGTGCCCTTCGGATCCCCTTCCTACCACCTGCCatgctgctttctgctctgcttgctgctccgtggctgtgctgcctgtcctgagCTGTGACACAAACTCTGTGCGCTGCTTGTAGCACTTGCACCACAGGTTTGCTACTTGGTGCTTGGTCCTCAAAGCCTACGAATCTCTGATTCGGGCCGGGGAGAGGAGACCGAGCTGGCACGCTTTATTATTAAATGCGATATGGAGGTAATATGTATACAGCCTGTGCGTAGGCTGCCGGGCCATCGATTTTTCTGCTGATGTCACGTTTTCTGCTTTGGCACTGATGAAATCCGGGCTGTCGGATGGGTCTGGTGCTGTGGCCGCTGCAGGAGGGAGACCTGGGCGGTCTTGATCCCAGCCACCAGCACCTCCTGCTTTGGGCTCGCGGAGCGCACCCACCCGGTACTGCGGCAGCAACCTCCACTTAGCAATGGGCGCGCCAGCCAGAGCGTGATGGCAGCATGTCGGCGCGGTCATTTACCGTAGTCGCATTTTAGCGTTGGGTGGGCAGCAGCGCCAGGAGGGCGCGTTTTCCTCCAAGTGGTGGCACCCAATTCTGCGGCGGGGTGAAGCCCACCGCTCCAGCCCCGGCCCCTGCTTTACCGAGCGCCAAACGctcagcgcaggagtggcaggggagggCTCGGTCTGTCGCCAAGGGCTTTgtccccggccccggccccggcctggGTACCAGAGGCGGGAGCCTGGGCTCACGTCGCCGCTCCGCGCCGGCCGCTCGGGTCTGTCTGCGCGGCACACACGACAGCCGGCTCAGGGAAAGGAGCCCGCGAGCTGCTGGGTTTTGTTATCACCGCTTCCGCTGTCTATGGAAAGCAGCGgacacttcccctcccctccccgcccggcGTTGCCGTTCGCGCCGCCGGAGATGTAGCggtgcagctgggtctgccccgGAGGGCGCTGGCCGCCCGCAGGCAGCGAGCCCGGGCAGGTAGGACGGCCCGGGCTGCGCAAGGCCGGGGGGAGCAGCGCTGCGGCCGCCcccaggggcggggcgggcgggcgggcgggcggcggtgCCCGGCGGGAGGCGGCCGCGGGGCGGGGTCCCCggggcggccggggccggggccggagcaTCTCGGCGGGGCGCGGGTGGGCCCTTCGCTTcccgccgggccggggcggggccgaGCGAGCGGGGTGGTCCCCGGGGAACACCAAGCCGCTGGGAAACCTGCCCCAAGCTGTCCCTCCGCTCTCCCCGAAGGGCTTTCGCTTGGCACCGGGGGAGAGAGTGCGTTCGTCATGGCCACTATCGTCACGGAAAAGCTCAGCCGCCTTTTCATCCACgtccagcagccctggcacatccCCGGGCTGCTGGAGGCCGCGTTCCCCTCCTCCCCGGCCACCGTGGGCACGTCGGAGGTGCCCAAGATCTTCCGGAAGCCCTACATCCACGCGGGCTACCGGCCCCTCAACCAGACCTGGAAGTACTACTTCCTGACGCTCTTCCAGCAGCACAACGAAGCCATCAACGTCTGGACCCACCTGGTGGCcgccctggtcctgctgctgcGCTTCCAGCAGCTGTCCCGGACCATCGACTTCGTGAGCGACCCCCACGCCCACCCCTTGTTCATCATCCTGGTCGCCTCCATCACCTACCTGAGCTTCAGCACCCTGGCCCACCTGCTCCAGGCCAAGTCCGAGTTCTGGCATTACAGCTTCTTCTTCATGGACTACGTGGGCGTTGCCATCTACCAGTACGGCAGCGCCACGGCACACTACTACTACGTCATCGAGCCCGCCTGGCACGCCAAGATCAAGGGCTTCTACATGGCAGGGGCCGTCTCGTTAGCCTGGCTGTCCTGCGCGGGCTCCTGCTACGCCAAGTACCGGTATCACCAGCTGCCGCGCTACCTGAGCAGGCTGTACCAGGAGATGCCCTCGGGCCTGGCCTACGTCCTCGACATCAGCCCCGTGATTCATCGGATCTACGTGACGCAGTCCTCGGAGCACCCGGACCCGGCCATCCTGTACCACAAGTGCCAGGTGCTGTTTTTTCTCCTCGGCGTCTTGTTCTTCTCGTACCCCTACCCGGAGAAGTGGTTCCCCGGGAAATGCCACTTCTTTGGGCAGGGCCATCAGATCTTCCACGTCTTTCTGGTGCTGTGTACCCTGGCCCAGATCCAGGCGGTGGTGCTGGATTACGAGTCAAGAAAGCAGGTCTATGCCGGTCTGCACACCGAGACGCCCCACAACTTCTCCGCCCTCTGTCTCTTCACGGTCGTCTGCTGCGTCCTCACAGCCACGTACATGGCCGGCAAAGTGAAGCGCAAACTGAGCTGCAAAGCGGAGTGATGCCCCCGGACCGCTCCCAGGCTGCTAAATACCGGCTGCCGAGCTGCCTGAATGGCACTCGCCCTGACCCGCGGCGTTAAACCCTGCCCGGGGGCTTCAGGATACAGGGGAGGAGTGGAGGTGGACGAAGGGGGAATATCGAGACGGCGGGCCTTGCGAGGGGGGTTGATTCTGTATCCTGGAAAGTGCGCGTGGATGCGTGCGTCTGTGTGCGTGAGTGTgtgtgagaaagcttttcctctCTCTGCTTGTTTTCTGCATTTGAACTTCAGATCCCGTGTTTCCCGGAGCACTGCATGAAGGGTTGGAAACCCAGCAGGACTGCGGCATTTGAAGCCCGGAGAGGCGCGAGAAGGGAAATGACTTTTTAATCAGAGTAGTTAAACCTGGTTTTGCTGTAATTCTGATTAAACTCAAATGCCTGGGATCAAAGCTGTGTGTTAGAGTCCATCCTTGTACCCTGAGGTCTATGGACGGAGGAAGTTCCCTGGTCATGTCCGGGGTCCCCAGCAAGGCTTTCTAGCAACACGGAGCAGGGCAGAGTAGACATCAAAGCCCAGTCCAGCCTTCCTCCACACATCGCAGAGCAGCAAGCAAGGAGACAAGTCCAGGATGTGTCTCGTTTACAGACACCCGCTGGAACAAAAGGACCCCCAAGCACCCTCTCGCACACCGCAGCCACAAAGCACCTTGGTAGCAATCAGCCCTGATGTGCCCCGGGCCAAGAACAGGGGAGATGAGGGCTTTGCACTGCCACGGGCCCATGACAAGGAcgggcaggagcaggagaggatGTGGGAGGAGAGGAGGCCTCGTTCCCACTGACCTCTTCCCCCTGCAACGCCTCTCCGCAGCAGACAGCGGTAACAGATGAGCAAGGCACGGGGGGTCGTGCAGACCCGATGGGAGCAGAGCTGGCCGCTCTACTGCTGCTGTgctttggcagcagcaggaaatgGCAAGGACAAGGAGCCTGCCGGAACCGGGGAACGAATGCACCGATGggaaaaggggcagaggggagacgCACTGAGAGCAAGGGGTGGTtggtggggagggacaggagcTTGGGTGGAAGGCCCGGGAAGATCCTTCCCCACTAAGGCCAGCCCAGAGGGAGACATTCGCTGCAGGCACGAGCAGCAGCGGGGACAGAGATGAGGGCAACCAGGACTCATGCCGGTGACCtccaagggggagggggtgggtttgGTGAGAAGCTGGACAGCGGGAGAGTCCTTGCTGTTCTCAAAACCGGGCCTGGCTGCAGAGGACGGAGGGGCTGCCCCACACAAGAGCGGCCAGGCGAGTTTAGGGTTAGAGCCCCTGGCTCCTCTGCAGCTCGGCCCAGCCACCCAGGTCTCTCCCGGCTGTCCACGGGGTCTAGTCTGAGGCCCTGCCCGcagtgggcaggagtggggggcgcCGATCagctgtgctctgtgcccagccTGAAAGGAGCTCCGGTCACCAGGACCATTTTGCAAGCTGCAGCTTCGCTTGCTAGGAATGCAGTGAGTGTTGCAGAGCCCAGAGGCTTGTGGGTCAAATCCTGGCAGGTGGGGAGCATTTTAATGAAGCTTGGCAATGCCTTGGTATTTAGTTAAGCTTTAAAGCACGCTGGCAGCCTGCATAATGCTTCGTGTGCCGCAGCCAGTGCTAACGAGCGAGCTTTGTACGGAAAAGCACGTGGCACCACGCACCTGATGGCAACTGCCCtcgagctgcgcaaggcagggggtgctgggatgGGAGGATGAGGGCatttctgctctgccctgctctccccaagcaCAGGCGTGATCCTGAGCCCAGTTGTTAAGGGATTACCCAGACTCAGGCCCTGGATCTTACCAGGACTTAACATGCCAAGTGCTCTGAGGACAAGTGGCGAGGTCTCAGCGCTAGGTCACGGCAGCACTCGGGAGCACTGGAGGCGTCCGTGCCTCCGATGGGGAGAGGAGCAACCCTGGCTGTGCGCTGTCCCCTCTAATGCGTGCGACTGGCTCGGCCAAACCCGGGTGCGAGGGACCGCATCTCTTCTCCGGTGGCAGCAGTGTCCTGAAGACAGCAGCTGACTCGAGGTAAGCGCGGCGCTCACGGTAGGCGGCATTTGCTGGATGTAGGAGACGCCGTGGCCTGTGTTAATACAGGAACGCGGGATCTGGTGAAACCTGTGATTATTTTCCCCTTGCGGTGGATTCCTGCCCCTGGAGTTTGAGCGCGGAGCAAGCGAGCCCTGACGAGGGGGAGAGAAGCCAGATCTGCCCCGCTCCAGTGGTTTTCGTGGCGGGGATGTGCCGTTTGGGCTTGATTCAGGAGAGGACTAGGGGTGAGACCCAAAGATGAGAGGGCCTTGCTTTGGGCGGTTCAGCCAATTCCCAGTGACTCATCCCCGAGAGGAGTAGACGGCGCGGAGGATAAGCCTGCGCTGGCAGGGTGGCCTTGGCTGGGGGAGGCGCCTGCGTGTCTTGAGGGAGCGATCTTCTGCGACCCGCTCGGACACGTGGGAAGTGACGGCCGTGGTGACTCTCGGCTGCGGGACCGGCACGTGGGTGTACGGCTGGGGGGCAGCGATAGGCCACGgggcttctcctgctgccaggggggcCAGGGCGAGCGGTGCAAGCTGGGGTGCACGGTCCTTGGCTTCGGGCAGATTTCTTTTGCTGAGAGCTGCTGCGGGAGGGGAGGCCAGGTCCTTCCCCGCCCAGGGCCCACGGCGAGCCGTCTCCACTAGGCCCCGGCACAGCTTCAGCCCCCGCGCACAGCGCCTCGGAGCCCCGACGTCCATTGAAACGGAGCCGCTCCGTGCCCCCCGCCCTCGCGCA
This window contains:
- the PAQR7 gene encoding membrane progestin receptor alpha, giving the protein MATIVTEKLSRLFIHVQQPWHIPGLLEAAFPSSPATVGTSEVPKIFRKPYIHAGYRPLNQTWKYYFLTLFQQHNEAINVWTHLVAALVLLLRFQQLSRTIDFVSDPHAHPLFIILVASITYLSFSTLAHLLQAKSEFWHYSFFFMDYVGVAIYQYGSATAHYYYVIEPAWHAKIKGFYMAGAVSLAWLSCAGSCYAKYRYHQLPRYLSRLYQEMPSGLAYVLDISPVIHRIYVTQSSEHPDPAILYHKCQVLFFLLGVLFFSYPYPEKWFPGKCHFFGQGHQIFHVFLVLCTLAQIQAVVLDYESRKQVYAGLHTETPHNFSALCLFTVVCCVLTATYMAGKVKRKLSCKAE